The sequence below is a genomic window from Rhinopithecus roxellana isolate Shanxi Qingling chromosome 7, ASM756505v1, whole genome shotgun sequence.
agaatgagaaaagttaAATTAGAAGTCCTATGTCCTAGTTTCCTTACAAaggataattaaatatattactaaGAGCTTTACATATTTATTCTATATTGTTGACAACTGGTTTAAGCATCACAGCCTATGATGATAAACACTGCctacatatataaagaacttttcaTCAATTCTTAAGGTTCATAGGCTTCAGGGAACatataaaacagaaattacaCGGAATATTTTCTGTGTGCACTTCTACACGCATTTTTCTAGGGAGAGAGTCCATAGTTTTCATCAGAATATCAAAGAAACCTGTGACCTAAAGAAGTTTAAGGACCACATACACTACTGCTGACATTTTGTGCTTGGCAAATGAGTGACAATAGCaggaataatttttcttaaatattttaaattgttttctcttcctcGTAATTGGACATGAAAGGAGTAAGAAATTAAGGCATTTCTTTAATTTATACTGGTAATTTATTTAGGGGGGAGGGGACAGGAAAGTAGGTAAATAGGTAGGCCTCTAATTGAACCACCTCAGTAagttatgtacatatatataagatGAAAGTGTTTGACATTCTGAGGGTTTCCCTTGAAGGCAAGATATATGCTATATGCTATTAGTAAACTTCAACAGATTGTTAATTCCTTAGATCCaagattttataaaacaatatttgaaaacagATGGCTAATTAGAGGTTAGAAAtactttttccttaattttaatcCACATTATATTACATGCATTCTACTACTACATTTTGGTACTATTTAAGGAGTCCAATTTTCTACATGTGACTTTTGCAATTCAGGGAAGATTTGGgcgttttattttattgtttaaacttcattttattttatttatttttatttatttatttttgagagagagtctcgctctgtcgctcaggctggagtgcagtggtgcaatctcagctcactgcaacttcggcctcccaggttcaaatgattcttttgcctcagcctcccaaggagctgggactacaggcccgtgccagcatgcccagctaattttttgtatttttagtagagacggggtttcaccgtgttagccaggatggtctcgatctcctgacctcacgacctgcccactgcagcctcccaaagtgctggaatgacagaaatgagccactgcacccggctgattttaaatgaaagaatatctAATTGGGAAAAGTGTGAAGGGAAAGAAATCTTTTTCAAAAGCTGACCACAAAGAAGAGTTAAAAGTTTTTGTCACTATCTTCACAAATGTGTAAAGCACAAATCTTAACATAGTGCTTGGCATATTGTAGGGTGTTccataatagttattattattattacccaGATTCAACAGTGGCAAGAAACAGCATTCTACATAAGGGGAAACAATTCCATCAAATCACACTTACTTTAATGCAAAGTAATTTATGGAGACAAtttatagtattctattgtaaACCATTAGTgaaaactgtttttcacagttgattgaaataaaaatcactatGTCTCAACTATATTGTTTAATGTAgcttatttatgtttaaaaaataaacttttgaacggttttttttttctattgtgctTACATTCCTTCcccagtaaatatattttagcaaCATGTAATCAATTATCTAAAGTAAAAGTAACAAACTCGATAagtatctggattttttttttttatctgacttGGCATCCCCtccctcttaaaaaataattcatttagtaTAAACACACAATCAAATGAATCTACTCAAAGTGTCTTTAATGATTTGCACCACTGGCATTACATCCTGTACGCTTTTAGGTGGATTTCCGGTGACCTGATGCACGTCTCAAACCGTGGCTAACTAGAATATATTCCAGTTCAGCCATTTTGTATTCCACCCTCTTGAGGTTTACCAATAGTAGCTTCTGCATGTCTATCGAGTGtgggaaattatttaaaatatcccgAGAGAGGTTGTTGAATGAAAGATTGTTGTCTGTATTGCTGTTAATTAACCCAGTAGAAGAGCGTGTTAGTGCAAAAGCAGTAGAAATTGATGACATTTCACCAGTGTTTCTCTGTAAAGGAAGGGAATTATACATATGTAGTTTATCGAATTAAGCAATTTCCAAACTACCAAAAAACAACTTGTTTAATCTTGGTTACCAAAATAAACTTATTTCCCCTAATATGTAgagattaaaaatgtattgaattaCTACATTAACTCAAACATACATTATTCCAaaaccagactaagaaaaaaaatttattaaagtaGCCGTTAGTGCCGAGGTTCCATATCCTTTCCTTACATTTCCTGAGCACCCTAGTAGGTAAATACATGAACCTTGTCTTTGACTCTCATCTAAAAGCACTTCACTTGTGGCTTTAACACCAGAAAATCCACATTTACACTCGAATTATTTGTGAATGCCCGGAAAGCACCCTTAAAATAAAGATGGCGAGCTCAGCAAACAGACACGTCGGGGAGAAGAtgcaagagaagaaagagagaaggtaaGATTCTTAAAGTGGGAGATGGTGATGGGGAATGGGCACTGACAACTGCACTTTCCTCTCCAATGAGTGAAAAGCTGACCACATTACTTAGGGACTTGGGGCTTTTTAGAAGAGACCACAACTGTCGAATCACTGGTCAGAATACAGGAATTGCGGAAGTGAGGGGGTAAAAGTCTGAGGCTCCTTCGAGCGAAAAAGAGGAATGAGATAATCTTCCCTTACCTctcattttactgtattttactcTCTTACATATACACACCCCCCAGTCCACATACTTATCTAGCTTCATCTAATTCAAATCTCCCTCATATTCACCGTTACCTGAAAGCGATATTTCCAGAAGACAATCATCAAGGCACACAGAATGCCGCTCGCTAGGAGTAAACAGATGTTCATGGTTCCTCTTCGGCTTCTTCTCCCTTCTCGGGGCGGAGCCCCTCAGCTGGTAGTTGGAAAGCAGTAGGCCCCCTAGTCAGCCTGATTTGGGAAACTTCAGGCCAGGATACTATGTGTCTTGCACTGCCTGGTGCAACTGGGATGCTCTGTGTTGTCCCGCTTTATATACTGCTGAGGACGCGAGACCTCACAGTTGGGCACGCACGCGGAGGTTCTGCGCCACAATAAGATGACGTAAAAACCGGCCCTGCAGGAAACCAGGCGTCACTTAGTAACCGTCCACCTGGTTAGCGTCAGGTCCTTAGAGAGGAGAGTGAAAGACAGTGAGGAAGTGTGGGATTTCTGGGAAGCTGAAACGTGGTAGAAGTATAGCCTCCAAATGGATTGGTTAAATAGAGTATTTTAAGATTGCtcctactttaaaatatatatatgtatatctatgtctTAGCTGCAACCATTCCTTTATTCACTtcaaaaacaagacagaaatgcATTGTAAAAAGTAGCTACCCACAAATTATCTTTGCCAGAAACTACCTAATCCACACTCACATTGCTATTTTAGAATTTACTCCAGCCCTAGTCACACTGGAATCATTACATACATTTGTGTCATTATAcagtttaagaaataattttgggGACATTTTCACATGTAAGCCTCACAACAAATTTGCACTAaaggtatcttttttctttttaatttcacgTTTATaccatgatatttatttttattttattttttattttttaaatcaacttttattttaagttctgggatacatgtacaggatgtgcaggtttgttacataggtaaacgtgtgccatggttgtttcctgcacagatcaacccatcacccagatattaagcccagcacccaTTAAGCTGtgcttcctgatgctctccctttccCCCCATCCCACCCCTGTCCCCCACAGGCCACAGTGTGTTTTGTTACCCCTtgccatgtgtccatgtgttctcatcattcagctcacacttataagtgagtacatgtggtgtttagttctCCAGAGCCAAGGTATTTTTACTACTGTGTCTAATTTTGCAAATGTGGAAACAGATGCAGGTGCTAAACCCATTTAGCAAATCAGGACTTGAATCCATGGAGTTTGAGCTCTGAGATAAACTCCCCCATTCCCATCCTAATTCACATGATCTCCACCTCCACCCTGATTTGTGAGCATCAGGTATTTAATATTCTCCAACCAAAGAATTGAACAGTGTAGTTGGATTTGTATTGATGGGAGGTAACACATACAGGAATCATTGCTCTAGACAAGTTAGAAATGTTCAAGAAATTCAGTTAAATGTAGGCTATAGATACAGGAGTGAGCAGAGAAGTGCTGGAAGGGAAGGgcatggtccctggctagggctccccACCCTGGACCTGTGCCCACAGACCTAGGTGagaacaggcatttctgttttcct
It includes:
- the LOC104676289 gene encoding kita-kyushu lung cancer antigen 1 homolog; its protein translation is MNICLLLASGILCALMIVFWKYRFQRNTGEMSSISTAFALTRSSTGLINSNTDNNLSFNNLSRDILNNFPHSIDMQKLLLVNLKRVEYKMAELEYILVSHGLRRASGHRKST